Proteins encoded together in one Urocitellus parryii isolate mUroPar1 chromosome 3, mUroPar1.hap1, whole genome shotgun sequence window:
- the Timm29 gene encoding mitochondrial import inner membrane translocase subunit Tim29 — protein sequence MATAALKRFWSRGRGEGGVEAGNAAVAVKPSVWARLGDWARALLRDYAEACRDAVAAARARPGRAAVYMGLLGGAAACCALAPSEEAFEEALLDASGTLLLLAPATRNRDSESFLQRLLWLRGRGRLRHVNLGFCSLVYEAPFDSQASLYQARCRYLQPRWVDFPGRILDVGFVGHWWILSTRMRDCDINDDEFLHLPAHLRVVGPHQLHSEANERLFDEKYKPVVLTDDQVDQALWEEQVLQKEKKDRLVLSQADSLVQSQVAR from the exons ATGGCGACTGCTGCTCTGAAGAGATTTTGGTCCCGTGGCCGAGGAGAAGGGGGCGTTGAGGCTGGAAATGCTGCCGTGGCGGTGAAGCCAAGCGTGTGGGCGCGGCTGG GCGACTGGGCCCGCGCGCTGCTCCGGGACTACGCAGAGGCTTGCCGGGACGCGGTGGCTGCGGCGCGGGCTCGGCCGGGGCGCGCAGCAGTGTACATGGGACTGCTGGGCGGCGCCGCAGCCTGCTGCGCTCTGGCGCCGAGCGAGGAGGCCTTCGAGGAGGCGCTGCTCGATGCGTCTGGGACTCTCCTGCTGCTAGCGCCAGCCACTCGCAACCGCGATTCCGAAAGCTTCCTGCAGCGGCTCCTTTGGCTGCGGGGCCGCGGTCGTCTGCGCCATGTGAATCTGGGGTTCTGTTCTCTCGTGTACGAGGCGCCCTTCGACTCCCAGGCCAGCCTCTACCAGGCCCGCTGCCGCTATCTGCAGCCCCGCTGGGTGGACTTCCCCGGCCGAATCCTGGATGTGGGCTTCGTGGGCCACTGGTGGATACTGAGCACCCGGATGCGCGACTGCGACATCAACGATGACGAGTTCCTGCACCTGCCAGCACATTTGCGCGTGGTCGGACCCCACCAGCTGCACTCCGAGGCCAATGAGCGGCTCTTCGATGAGAAGTACAAGCCTGTTGTGCTCACCGACGATCAGGTGGACCAGGCGCTTTGGGAGGAGCAGGTGttgcaaaaggagaaaaaggacagGCTTGTCCTGAGCCAGGCCGACTCGCTAGTGCAGTCGCAGGTCGCAAGATGA